GTAATCACTGTTAATGCAGCCAGACTGTGTCGTCTGTCTCTAGACAAATACCCTAGCATGGCCATTATCACATAGAGCTGCGGATGTCAACTTCTTAGGGAGGCCGGCGTCTGCCGCGGTCCAGCATTTTGGattgaagatgaaacaaatCCTGGTCCCCGTTGACCGCACGGGCAAAGCGTGAGGTGTCGCACGGTGAACCATATTCCTGTGACTGTACAAATTTGCACTGTGACCTCACATCCATCATTTGTTCACAAGtgaaatttgaaagaccccCGCAACCCCCAAAAAACGATGTGTGAATGAGCATAGCgtcattatattgtgttattttgctACAAAATGTGGTTTCTCGGCGGATGAGTAACCCTTTTTATACCACAGCGTGCAGACAAGTGTTAGAAACTTCCAACACCCTTAATCATAACCCTTGAGAGCTCAAATCAATGGTGCTCTTTCATTTATGAGGCCACCTTAGGACAGCTTCTTTTTTAACTTGGGTAACTAGATTGTTCAAAGGAAAACGATCGCTTCTTTCACATTACTGTTTCGTTGGTTGTGTCTAAGGCCTTGACAAAGGGGAAGAAAGCTTCTCTGTTTGGAACAAGCTTCCAAAGATCCTGAAATTGTAAGACTGTGTCCTATAAAATTAGAATAAAAGTAAATGCAATATGACAGCATTAGGATCCAGTGTCAGCTTGTAGATAACCCATGCTGTACACTCTCAATACACCACCCTTTTAAAAAGGATGCACTAGAAAAGTTTCCGTTTGAAGTCGTGTCATACACAAACAGGAAGCAGGGCCAAATATAGACACTACCTGAAGCAGACACGATCTCTCACTGGGGTTGCTTGGAGACAGGCATTGGCATGACCCCTTGTGGAGCTCCAGTGTCACGGCCACTGGCAGTACATCAGGTATGTGCTACAGGTCCACTGTCCTGACCACTGTCCCACCCCTGTGTTGTCTTCCAGTGAATGACATCATAAGGAGTGACCTGACCGGTCGCGGGAAGGAGAGGAAGGTTCCGGAAACATTTCATGTCTCGGGCGACAACCACCGAGGCTCAACATTTGGCCATGATGTCATCGACCAGTGAGGAAGACGTTTAACGGGTGGCCCTCTGCGGTCACTGAGAGATCACCAGAGTAGGCAAGGTTAACTCCAGAGCCCGGGTTCTATTCCCCACCCAGACACCTCGTCGTCCTCCCAGCTTCCTACTGGGTCATTCATCCCCTTTCCTCCCTGCTTTAAGAAAACACACTGGAGCGAGTTTTATAGTAGGTCCCAAATGTATGTAAATGACAGCTTAGGAAAAGAATCTTGGTATAAAAGGTCTGGTGTTGATGCTGTTTTGATCATGGgttatgttattattttttaaaggtttAATTATTGTAGCATGTATGACTGTGTTTGTTTACTGGCTATGTGACCTCAAAGAACAGTAGTccaaaatgcttttaaatttgAAAAAGTAAGCATCTTCaggaacatttctgtatttccaGAAGGAAAGGTTAGAAGATCAGAAGATTGTTAGAATAGATGGaaagtgtatttttattttaggcttctaTTTTGGTTTATACTTTGATTGTATGTTATCTGCCTGTCATTATAATGCTGCTTATCAGGATTTTGTGCACACAAAGAAaggaaaaattaaataaaaacacaaacaggaaacattttATACGACACACACTTTGCTCAGTCATGAATGAACATCAAGGCAGGAATGACAGTGAAAGGGGGCTGAACCATGGGCCCTTTGGGTGATTTTTGGATTTAACAAACTACATCATTAGGTTCACTGTCCTAATACCCATAGACTGACTGTATGAATCATGGATTGGAATAAAATATTGTtagtcaaaaaatatatttaataccCCCCCAACTGAAAACAAATACCCCAACCCCACTTCCAAAGTAATGACATGCTAGACTACTACATCCCGGGTTAGGTCATTTAGCGGCACTGATGGGTGTCACGTCCCCCCAGCTGTACTAATGGGTGTCACGTCCCGTCATCTTTACTGATGGGTGTCACGTCCCCCCAGCTGTACTGATGGGTGTCACGTCCCCCCAGCTGTACTGATGGGTGTCACGTCCCCCCAGCAGTACTGGTGGGTGTCACGTCCCCCCGAGCTGTACTGGTGGGTGTCACGTCCCCCCGACCTGTACTGATGGGTGTCACGTCCCCCCGACCTGTACTGATGGGTGTCACGTCCCCCCGAGTTGTACTGATGGGTGTCACGTCCCCCCGAGTTGTACTGATGGGTGTCACGTCCCCCCGAGCTGTACTGATGGGTGTCACGTCCCCCCGAGTTGTACTGATGGGTGTCACGTCCCCCCGAGTTGTACTGATGGGTGTCACGTCCCCCCGAGTTGTACTGATGGGTGTCATGTCTCCCCCAGCTTTACAGATGGGTGTCATGTCCCCAACTGCTGTACTGATGGGTGTCACGTCCCCAACAGCTGTACTGATGGGTGTCACGTCCCCAACAGCTGTACTGATGGGTGTCACGTCCCCAACAGCTGTACTGATGGGTGTCACGTCCCCAACAGCTGTACTGATGGGTGTCACGTCCTCACCAGATGTTCTGATGGGTGTCACGTCCCCCCAACTGCTGTACTGATGGGTGTCACGTCTCATGTTTGGATGATGAGTCAGGCCACTTGTTTCAGCACCTTTCATGACCAGTCCTTATGGGCAAAATATTTGGTGGAGGGTGATTAATACAAAAGCCCCGCTGTGCTTTGTGGTTTAAAACTCGGCTGTGCTCCTCGACAGCCCAATCCCGGTCTCTTgattttaatccttctgttcctcactcaaaacctttatatttcgacttttttggaaaggaaaaaggggcagtggtctctaaatttctTCTGGAGCTGGATATTACATCTGACTCAGAATACAAGCATGAAGAAAAGATTTCGGGGAAtagagccttacttgttctaaccataatacacagatgatgaattgaTCGAATAGAAACTTGCCTGCAGCTGAAGGGGGGCGATGGTGAACctgttaatccccaacccttgcccagaatattcGGAGACAATGTGTAAGGTAACATGGGACAACACGCCCCCTGGGGTAAgacaccccctccccccgctACATGGAACTCACAAAAACCACAAAATGTCACCATTATTTTTTCCAACGCCTCCTCTGGCTGCCACTTGTCTTAGTCACTACAAATTTCCTCAATATCATCACACCTGCTCAGCcaagtaattaaaaaaatttgtTCTGAATCTCATTTTAAGGACTGCTGGGATTTAAATATTGCCTTAATGttgtccgaaaaccagtcagtatctggtgtgaccaccatttgcctcctcttcaatggctgtgcgaagttgctggatattggcaggacctggaacacgctgtcagtgggtgacatgtacggtgagtatgctggccacgcaagaactgggatgttttcagcttccaggaattgtgtacagatccttgaaACATgaggctgtgcattatcatgctgcaacatgaggtgatggtcgtggatgaatggcacaacaatgggcctcaggatctcgtcatggTATctctgcattcaaaatgccatcagtaaaatgcacctgtgttcgttgtccataacacacacctgcccataccataaccccactgccaccatgggcaactcgatccacaacattgacattagcaaaccgctcacccacaccacgccatacacgctgtctgccatctgccctgtacagtgaaaaccgggattcctccgtgaagagaacacctctctaaagtgccagacgccatcgaatgtgagcatttgtcCACTCAAGTCAttaactgcagtcaggtcaagacccaGATGAGGatgacaagcatgcagatgagcttccctgagacggtttctgacagttcatacagaaattctttggttatgcaaaccgattgttgcagcagctgtccgggtggctggtctcagacaatcttggaggtgaagatgctggatgtagAGGTCCTGGGTTGGTGTGGTTACAGGTGGTCTGCGGTTGTTAGGCTGGTTGGACGTACTGCCAAATtttctgaaatgcctttggagacggcttatggtagagaaattaacattaaattaatgggcaacagctctggtggacattcctgcagtcagcatgccaattgcacgctccctcaaaacttttgagtacatagagaaagtcttagatctttgagttcagctcatgataaatgggggcaaaaacaaaagtgttgtgtttataattttgatcAGTGTAGTTCCTAGTGCCAGTCTGAATTCAGTCAATTCCGCAAGTGTACAGTTTTTAAAAAATCGATAATACTGTGACAGACTTCTGAATGTAGTTTTGAGTGGTTTCCCACTTGCAATACAGCTTTGCGATAGCAGTATGAATCgtttccattcattaatttggacaatgctaataatgctaattacagactgggacagagttgaataatggattgtttgaaaaaataacaatgtgcCTTCAGGAATATCTCTTGGTAAGtggactttgagaaaaatatgaattttggatgaATGCCTTTAACTAATCTATCTAGTGACTCGGGACTAACGagtcctttttttaaattatttatattgtatCATTCATTCGAACGGTTGGCAGCGGACTTCTGTGCacattcgcagagaaaaatagaccAAACAAGGAACTTTATAAAggcatgtttataactgataattgcaCACAGGCtacaataattaatatagttagttgaCTGCTGATGTCatgataaacacagatgaaaacagCACCGGGCCTTTGCTTACGTAAAAAGTACTCGTGAACGACTTACTCGTCCAGTTCAGTTGAACTGACCAAACGATAAAACTGAACGACTCAAATTATGACTCTGGGCATTACTGACTCAAACGAAATGACTCGAAAGATTCATTATTTTTACTGAAAGATTCTATAAGATCCGAACCAGTTAAAGTGGAACTGAATCGTGATTACAAACATTGATATCATAATTgggtatatatttaataaaataaaaaaataccccATATAGTATAAATAATAGAAATTCCTATTGTGTACTTAAAAAGTATTGGGGTCCGCCATGATGGAATGACGTATACAACTGACGTCACTGGAATGGTAGCGCTCTAATATCAACTCGGTCAAACTGGAGTAGTAAGACCGACCCACCATACCTGTCCCTTCCTTGGCATATGCTTTTGAACCAATACGTAAACGTATTCCCGTAGTTGTTTCATATGATTCAGAAAATGTAGTTGTGTCGGAATACATATAGATAACCGGTTGAACAACACCGATAGTGCTCCTCTCGTAACCGCACCGCAATGCAAACAAAGACAATCTATCTGCTGCAAAGAAGGACACCTGCACGACCTGGGTATTGGTGGTTCAGGAGAATTGTCATGCATCATTGATTACAGGCTCTTCCCCATGCTCTTGTTTAGAGAAAAACCTTTCAGAGATGGCCATGCTTCTCTGAAGGATCTTCGGGCAGCAAGTTTGGAGCGCCTTATAAATAACTGCTGAGTTGTAGCTGTTACTTTCACATTGTGAACAACATTACAAGGTTATGGTCCAGTTGATAACTTGTTCGCTTGTTTAAAAATTACTAACTACGATGTACCTAGCTAACTTTGTGCGGCGTTACTATCGTGTCTGTGAATTTGGGAGCAAGCAATGTCAAAACGCCGGTACGTATATGTAACTATTTAGACACGTGTTTAGAAGATCAGCTGGGTATTACTTCGTTAGGCATGACCTGTAGTTATCGCTGTTAGTATGTAGTTACAATATATACATATCTACACTATGCTTAGCAGCTATAGACATACCTCCTCTAACTGGCTAACGCGTCTTCACGCTCTCTTCCAGCTGAACAGTGGCTAGTCTTCTGTACTGTAAAATTAATTTGTACTACATAGGGCACGATACCCCTTTGCATCTCTTTTTAGCTGGTTCGTTTGAAGACATTTAACTACCTGTTGTCAATCTTGAAACCATGCTCGTTACGTCACTCACGTGACGATTCCAAGATGGCCGGGCCCTATATTGAAGTAGTAAAgtttaaaacattgtatttacaaATGCGCAATTTTTCTCCTTTAGTTGTCAGCAAACATTTTGTGATCgtataacaacaataataggGGCCATACTTCATAAATCGGTTCAGTTCCAATTTAAGAGTTgttgaacttcccatcactacttCCAGTAGAGGGCGACCTATCCCGTGCATTCACATGAAGACAGGAAACAGATGGGTTCACAATGACTTCATTTCCGatgctaataaaaaaatgtgttgtgtgatGTTATTCTGATGCGTTGAACTCACGATTTTACACTCAGAATCTTGCTTGGTAAAGCATAAAGCACGGAAGGAGATCACACCAATAACTTATACTGGTAAGCTTCTCTTTAATTGGGTATGATTAGATTAGGCGAACAGTACGTGATTATTTCTCTACCATGGCCGACTGCGTTTGGGTTCAAATGCGTGGCAACATTTCTACAGGGTTTGCTGTGCATTGCAGCTATTGTATACAGTATTTCTGGCAACCACCATACGTACTATTTGTCAATATTGCATACgatgatttatgaaaaaaaattgtagacAAAATATGCTCATTCATATGTCAGTTGCACGCTAATCCTTTGTCTTTGTGATCAAAAGTGTAGCGACCTTGAAGTAGGTAACTATGTCTGCAGAACTGGACCTGTCGCCTCCGGAAGTACCTGAACCCACCCTGCTCGAGAGCCTCTTGCGCTATGGACTCTTTTTGGGGGCTATTTTCCAACTCATCTGCATCTTGGCTGTCATTATACCCAGCTCCAAAGGACAGGAACAGGTAACGGATCCGATgtgtattacaataaaaatccgcaggaaaaacacacaaaggaTAACAAAGTTATACTTactattacattatttattacaatagCGGTATagtatttataataaatatatttatttaatcattttttaTTGCAATCAATGTCATTACGCTATTGTACattgtttgtttactgtaggtCTGCTTTGTCTGTGTGCTTTACGTATTGTGACCTTTTGTAATCTGTTGGAACTTGAGCAAGCAAAAGCTAAACATTAGTATTTAAGTCACAGTTACATCTTTGAagtaaatctctctctctctctctctctctctctgttttattGACAGGAGGAGTCAGAGCCCAGTGACTTGAAGACTGCCGACCAGAATAAAAAGTCCAAAGGACCTGTGCCTCAGATTCGTCAGAAACtaaagaaagagagcaagaagaAGCGTTAGGGATGTGTGCGTGtggatgtgtgcgtgtgaatgTGTCCACCTTGGATTGGGTATAATGCTGTGTGCAGATCATTGAAGatagttacatttaaaaatgttacacaaaaaaacattgaattataATGGACGTCACTACCATGTTATGGAAGAACGGTTTAATCAATGTTTACCAAACCGTTATGGACGATGTATGGTCAATGTTAAATCTGTGTGGGCTTAAACACTACCGTAAATGGAAATACTGTATGTAACTATTTTATACAAATTTTTTGTTACACTTAACAGgtttattgtaaaataaaagaCTCCCGATTCCCTGCCGTCTATTAATTAATAAACCCAATTGTAGCTTTTTCACCATAAATGTGTGTACCTATAAGATGACTGGTTGAAATAATCTGGAAAGTCGTCTGCCAGCAGACCTTTTCCTTACATGGCACATTGTGAATAAATTCTACTTTGTCACCAGACAGTAGCTGTATATTTCACCTTATGGTGACCTGCTGGACTACATTTCACGTATTTTAACTTGAGCAATAATGTAATTATCAGAAATAACAAAGTGATGGGGGGGTTATTGTGATTTCCACATTGAGGTTGAAATAACACTAACATTTGGTAGCTGTTTCAAAAACATTCCTATAATTTGATCTGTTTTAGGTTGTATCACAAAGGACAGTTTAGGCCTTTAGTGGACAAAAGGCAGTTTTTGCAATGGCAAGCGCCACATAGTACTAACACAATGTAGTCAACTGAGTGAGGTGTGCTATTGGTAAAGGAAGGTAATAGTTGGTCAGTTTTGTGCTAAATTATTCCAACCTATAGTGGctagaagaaaaaagaaaaaaatcaccAGAGTCTGTTCAGGGCTCCAGCACATGGTGGTGAATCACCAAAACAGGACAGGAAGCTGGTTGCTGCTTTCAGGACAGTGAAATGTGTCTAAATGCAAGTTTaaaaattttttaaaacatgaatcTGAGAGATATTGACGTGATTATGATAATAGAAAGGGGATGTTTGTCCATTTGCACATTAGATTGAACTGAGATTTGGCTTCTGCATTTTACCCAACCCCTCTCAATTGGCAAGTATGGGGAGTTCCCACAGCAAGTAAATTAGTCTTAACTGCTTTTTTCAGAGACAGCCaaaccgttttttttttaccttgtcgacttttggttactggtcagattctTTAACAACTAAACTACCTGCCACACCTTTATGTCTATTGGGAACCTATGGATATAGCTAGTCAAAATATCATTACCAGTAGTCAAACGTTGTTAGATCAAAACAATGagtatgtgttttatttataacacattttatttaatttagctTGTCTGGGATACGGTCACACGTCAATGGATGTTCGTTTCTTGGGATTGTCTACGTGAACTACATTATTCCACTTAGCTACGCTGTATTCCTGATTACATCCAGTTGCGCAAAAAACGTAATATATGCTCCCTTATTTGTGCTGTCTTGTCTTTTCCTTTTTCTCCCTACCAGGCATGTTTTTATCATATCTCTCTTATATGGTACAGTAACTTATTATATAGGCCTAATTTACCATTGCGAGTGGCAATTTCATTTGGTATATTtcaatgtaatattattaaaCGCGGATGCCTATTTAGCCTACTTGCGTTTATTTTAGCGAAGAATCGCAGCCACCACAGCAATCAGAGTTGTGCCCTCAGCTCCTCAAGGCAATTCCCGTCATGACCTTTCTACGCTTCCTAAATTCCATAAATTGGATTTTCTttgccaatacattttttcacaGATGTTAGAAATAATTTGTTCTCGAATTAATTTCATCAAATGAAGACGACTGAACGGGTTTGATTCGGATTTTCACTCACGCGTCGGAGCTTTGTGTGAACCTCACGACGCTTTCTTCAAAGGTGAGTGTTGGTTAGCCTATagcttgtttatttatttttttagattaggCTGTATTGTCAATCTGGTGTAGAATGAATTGTCTTCATGTTGCACAAATTATTCGTAACAACAGCGTTTCTCTGGTTGGTTTCACGTTCGCTCCCCACCCATGATGTGTGTAGACTAGAATCTTATGCTattgcatatcattttccaCAGCACATTTATACCCAGCATCATTCATTGTGACTGTGCTGTTGCTAGATATTATGCCTCTCACATTGTTTACTGACACTACTGTGGACTCAAGCATACCCGACGCCTTCTCGATTGAAATTATGGTACAAAAATAATCAACACATGCACGCACTGGCCAtcgaaattcaaaatggagttGCTTCAGCACCTGATCTATATCATATATGAAGCCCTATATATCATACAAAGAGCGGATAAATGACAGTGTTAATATTTATAATTAGCCGTTTCATATAACCAagttaatatatatttacagtcacgattttttttttatttcttgttcCAGTCTTTCACATCAGACAGCGTGCGTAAAACCGTGACCGTGCGCGACATAATTCTTCCGGCCGTTTTGGTCATAGAAAAAATATTAGTGTTATCATTTGGAAAGAGACACTGTCGTCTGCTAGAACCAACAGCGGTATCCcacctttcacacacacactattgcaATTTTCTTTGCCTACTTACTGGTTTGAATGAAACAGGTGTTTATCCCTGGGAATTATGGCGTGGGCTGTTTCACTGTCGACATCTGAAAGGGGCTATTGTTCAACTTTGGCTGATCCAAACCATGGCAATTATTATAGAACGACACAAGCTAAAATATGATAGGTTGCCGTATACCGCTTAATAACCTCTGCACCAACAAATATGTCAGTAGACATGTTTTCAGATATACAGGCAGTATTGTATGGTAATGAATCTAAGAATGTGCGgttatgtatttctttgtcaatcatgttttgttgtttgcttCCCCTAAAAATTCCCCTGCGAACTGATAAGATGTCAAAACAGCCTATATAGAATGTGCCTCATTTCAATGGAACAGAGGTCTAGTTACTATTTCTGTTGGTTTTTATGGCTCATTGTCTTGCGGAGGGTTGAAGCTGTTCATCCACTTCCCCTTTATGTGGTGCTGAACCTGGCCTCACAGTACTGTCCATTAGGGTAGTACTTCactaagagacagacagaggcgcTGGATCCTGTTGTGTTTATCATGTGGGTTCTACCCTGGCCAcattctgtgtctgtccctgcccccttctctctctgtcaccctaATTCTATGTTCCCTTCTcctgtctccccatctctctctctgtgtttcccCCCTTTCTCTCGCTTGGTCTCTTCCTTcagtctctcccccccccccccccccatctcgcTTGGTCTCTTCCTTCggtctccccccaccccccctatCTCGCTTGGTCTCTTCCTTCggtctcaccccccccccctttatctCGTTTGGTCTCTTCCTTcagtctctcccccccc
This sequence is a window from Esox lucius isolate fEsoLuc1 chromosome 17, fEsoLuc1.pri, whole genome shotgun sequence. Protein-coding genes within it:
- the manbal gene encoding protein MANBAL, which codes for MSAELDLSPPEVPEPTLLESLLRYGLFLGAIFQLICILAVIIPSSKGQEQEESEPSDLKTADQNKKSKGPVPQIRQKLKKESKKKR